From a single Accipiter gentilis chromosome 10, bAccGen1.1, whole genome shotgun sequence genomic region:
- the LOC126043479 gene encoding ras-related and estrogen-regulated growth inhibitor-like protein, translating into MAVLGMGLRLPLRRSASFTPDHPALMEVPGPTALKMEANVLIMGADNVGKSALTVRFLTRRFIGEYGDMEFIYSHNLTVDGREILFHIWDVPSSQEQAEEGSSEEKRIQWADSFVLVYSICDRASFNILPLKIQFIKAAKEGQSQEKVPIVIVGNKRDLHHQRVVSSEEGRLLALSLDCGFYEVSAAEAYHGALMVFHGLAERIPDTKLALKKGTGIRGIVKTMSAVFARKRTDSL; encoded by the exons ATGGCCGTGCTCGGCATGGGGCTCCGGCTCCCGCTGCGCCGGAGCGCCAGCTTCACCCCTGACCACCCTGCCCTCATGGAGGTGCCTGGCCCCACTGCCCTGAAGATGGAAGCAAATGTCCTCATTATGGGAGCGGACAATGTGGGGAAATCAG ctctTACTGTGCGTTTCCTGACCCGGCGCTTTATTGGGGAGTACGGAGACATGG aattcaTCTACAGCCACAACCTGACTGTGGATGGCCGAGAGATTCTCTTCCACATCTGGGACGTCCCCAGTTCCCAG gagcaggcagaggagggctCCTCAGAAGAGAAGCGAATCCAGTGGGCAGACAGCTTTGTCCTGGTCTACAGCATCTGTGACCGTGCCAGCTTTAACATCCTGCCCCTCAAGATCCAGTTCATCAAAGCAGCCAAGGAGGGGCAGAGCCAGGAGAAGGTGCCCATCGTCATTGTGGGCAACAAGCGGGACCTGCACCACCAACGGGTGGTGTCCAGCGAGGAGGGTCGGCTCCTGGCCCTCTCTTTAGACTGTGGTTTCTACGAGGTCTCTGCAGCCGAGGCTTATCACGGGGCCCTCATGGTCTTCCATGGACTGGCCGAGCGCATCCCTGACACCAAACTGGCACTGAAAAAGGGTACGGGGATCCGTGGCATCGTCAAGACCATGTCGGCCGTGTTTGCCCGTAAGCGAACAGACTCTCTCTGA
- the KIF7 gene encoding kinesin-like protein KIF7 isoform X2 → MAAEGEAVRVAVRVRPLLPREALRGHRPCLRGDAATGEVALGRRRRFRFAAVLPEAAGQAAVYRTCVQPLLRAFFRGFNATVFAYGQTGSGKTYTIGEASVASINEDEQGIIPRAMAETFRLIDENDLIDYTVRVSYLEVYKEEFRDLLQVDTASKDIQIREDDKGNIVLCGVKESEVEGLDEVLSLLEMGNTAKHTGATHVNRQSSRSHTIFTVTMEQRRGAGRLPLHHHPPSVPASGQVLVSKFHFVDLAGSERIVKTGNTGERLKESIQINSGLLALGNVISALGDPRRKSSHIPYRDSKITRILKDSLGGNAQTVMIACVSPSSSDFDESLNTLNYASRAQNIQNKAVVNCRKETEHVEELHLQIKNLQKALEQRHRSETRIINRSATAKRCVPDPTARLLAECAHYRTCTDAAYRLLMELQEDSNLTVEQILRVKEWLCAVESERSELTSAGLDSGIESTSTEDQSPEAQGSKLAKAQVNTEKRCESVKDEQVAKLQRQVERLEEENRDFLAALEDAMEQYKLQSDKLQEQQDKISELHVRLEMAMPNLCVPGLLENLHLVTASQRPHTAPLDAALSHGLSEVPSGLLPAEQSGRALCRKKLDSNPSFQEEDLAGWHLNHAQCPTSNPEVKDVVLRRELSQDLEKPLELSSEEEEEQWEQKRSLSQRRNGIQSWSKKEICKLSEELSGGNAHSIQEEQLELSKEVCRRREPLLSPWERLPGKDSEWRLAQAQQKIRELAINIRMKEELITELVKTGKDAQALNRQYCQKISELEQEAEQVRAELTDSQKQLQELEGKELWDPGEKCKLQEYRTRVAAAQNKARVLCKKKQATERLVSLSAQSEKRVQELERNIQLMRRQQGQLQRRLREESEQKRRLETEVNKRQHQVKELELKHEQHQKILRIKTEEIAAFQRKRRSGSNGSVISLEQQQKIEEQKKWLDMEMDKVLEQRRALDELEDELRKREAIVAKKEALLQEKNGLESKRLRSSQALTDDIVRVSSRLEHLEKELTEKNGQLRHGSAHDQQQIRQEINNLRQEKDQLLKQRLELDNKLRQGTLLSPEEERILFQLDEAIEALDAAIEYKNESITCRQRVLRASASLLSQCEMNLMAKLSYLSSSETRALLCKYFDKVVTLREDQHRQHIAFSELEMQLEEQQQLVYWLEAAVERQRLEMDRQLTLQQKEHEQNMQLLLQQSREHMDEGLASSKLQYEARIQVLEKELSRYMWANQELNQRLSNMNLHPGQTKGGMERSIHGAGDRAPPVLGTCEESSLGEEPVPLAVAEESHRVRDDSRDLVHAPLPSTWRRSSLPNDSPGDLRQRDAEHLPRAGQPHEVHPLWSLAPASKPRRELRRASLNMTPVPYHPAIIDVRKNPL, encoded by the exons aTGGCGGCGGAGGGGGAGGCGGTGCGGGTGGCGGTGCGGGTGCGGCCGCTGCTGCCCCGGGAGGCGCTGCGGGGGCACCGGCCCTGCCTGCGGGGCGACGCCGCCACCGGCGAGGTGGCgctgggccgccgccgccgcttccgcTTCGCCGCCGTGCTGCCCGAGGCGGCGGGGCAGGCGGCCGTCTACCGCACCTGCGTCCAGCCGCTGCTGCGGGCCTTCTTCCGCGGCTTCAACGCCACCGTCTTCGCCTACGGGCAGACCGGCTCCGGCAAGACCTACACCATCGGCGAGGCCAGCGTCG CTTCCATCAATGAAGATGAGCAGGGTATCATCCCGCGAGCCATGGCTGAGACCTTCAGGCTCATCGATGAGAATGACCTGATCGACTACACGGTCCGAGTGTCCTACCTGGAGGTGTACAAGGAGGAGTTTCGGGACTTGCTGCAGGTGGATACAGCCAGCAAAGACATCCAGATCCGGGAGGATGACAAAGGGAACATTG TGCTCTGCGGTGTGAAGGAGTCAGAAGTGGAAGGGCTGGATGAGGTGCTGAGCCTGCTGGAGATGGGGAACACAGCCAAGCACACGGGAGCTACCCACGTCAACAGGCAGTCGAGCCGCTCGCACACCATCTTCACGGTGACCATGGAACAGCGGCGCGGGGCTGGCCGCCTCCCcctgcaccaccacccacccTCCGTCCCTGCCTCGGGCCAGGTCCTGGTTTCCAAGTTTCACTTTGTGGACCTGGCAGGCTCAGAGCGAATTGTGAAGACGGGAAACACGGGGGAGAGGCTGAAGGAGAGTATCCAGATCAACAGTGGTCTCCTGGCCTTGGGCAACGTCATCAGTGCCTTGGGAGACCCTCGGAGGAAGAGCAGCCACATTCCCTACAGGGACTCCAAAATTACCAG GATCCTGAAAGACTCTCTGGGGGGGAATGCCCAGACTGTGATGATAGCCTGTGTCAGCCCATCCTCCTCCGACTTTGATGAGAGCCTCAACACGCTGAACTACGCCAGCCGGGCTCAAAACATCCAGAACAAAGCTGTGGTGAACTGCCGCAAGGAGACGGAGCATGTCGAAGAGCTTCACCTGCAGATAAAGAACCTGCAGAAGGCGCTGGAACAGCGGCACCGCTCCGAGACTCGTATCATCAACCGCTCGGCCACCGCCAAACGATGCGTGCCAGACCCCACAGCTCGGCTGCTGGCAGAGTGCGCACATTACCGGACCTGCACTGATGCCGCATACCGGCTGCTGATGGAGCTGCAGGAAGACAGTAACCTGACAGTGGAGCAGATCCTGCGGGTTAAAGAGTGGTTGTGCGCGGTGGAGAGCGAGAGGAGTGAGCTGACGTCGGCCGGGCTGGATAGTGGCATCGAGAGCACCTCTACGGAAGACCAGAGCCCGGAGGCACAAGGCTCAAAGCTGGCAAAAGCCCAG GTGAACACCGAGAAGAGGTGTGAGTCTGTCAAAGATGAGCAGGTGGCCAAACTGCAGAGGCAAGTGGAGCGCCTGGAGGAGGAGAACCGTGATTTCCTGGCTGCCCTGGAGGATGCCATGGAGCAGTATAAGCTGCAG AGCGACAAACTGCAAGAGCAGCAGGATAAGATCTCAGAGCTGCACGTGCGCTTGGAGATGGCAATGCCAAACCTGTGTGTGCCAGGACTGCTGGAAAACCTTCACCTGGTGACTGCCAGCCAGAGACCTCACACGGCCCCACTGGATGCTGCCCTGTCCCATGGCCTCAGCGAGGTTCCCTCGGGGCTCCTTCCCGCCGAGCAGAGTGGAAGAGCCCTTTGCAGGAAG AAGCTTGACAGCAACCCCTCCTTCCAGGAGGAGGACCTGGCAGGCTGGCACCTGAACCACGCACAGTGCCCAACCAGCAACCCAGAGGTCAAAGATGTGGTGCTGAGGAGGGAGCTCAGCCAGGACTTGGAGAAGCCATTAGAGCTGTCCtccgaagaggaggaggagcagtggGAACAGAAACGGTCCCTGTCCCAGCGCCG AAATGGGATCCAAAGCTGGAGCAAGAAAGAGATTTGCAAGTTGAGCGAGGAGCTGAGCGGAGGCAATGCCCACTCGATTCAGGAGGAGCAGCTGGAGCTATCAAAAG AGGTCTGTCGGAGGCGGGAGCCACTGCTCAGTCCGTGGGAGCGCCTGCCAGGGAAGGACTCCGAGTGGAGGCTGGCACAAGCACAGCAGAAGATCCGAGAGCTGGCGATCAACATCCGCATGAAGGAGGAGCTGATCACGGAGCTCGTTAAGACag GCAAGGATGCCCAGGCACTGAACAGGCAGTACTGCCAGAAGATCAGcgagctggagcaggaggcagagcaggtGCGGGCAGAGCTAACTGACAGCCAGAAGCAGCTCCAGGAGCTGGAGGGCAAAGAGCTGTGGGACCCCGGGGAGAAGTGCAAGCTGCAGGAGTACCGCACACGCGTGGCGGCCGCGCAGAACAAGGCACGG GTTCTGTGCAAGAAGAAGCAGGCAACAGAAAGGCTGGTGTCGCTTTCGGCCCAGAGCGAGAAGCGAGTGCAGGAGCTGGAGAGAAACATTCAGCTGATGCGGCggcagcagggccagctgcagcgcCGGCTGCGGGAGGAGAGCGAGCAGAAACGACGACTGGAGACGGAGGTGAATAAGCGGCAGCACCAAGTCAAG GAACTGGAACTGAAGCACGAGCAGCACCAGAAAATCCTGCGCATCAAAACAGAGGAAATCGCAGCTTTCCAGAGGAAGCGGCGGAGTGGCAGCAACGGCTCTGTGAtcagcctggagcagcagcag AAAATTGAGGAACAGAAGAAGTGGCTGGACATGGAGATGGATAAAGTTCTTGAGCAGCGCCGGGCCTTGGATGAGCTGGAAGATGAGCTGAGGAAGCGGGAAGCTATCGTGGCCAAAAAGGAAGCCCTGCTGCAGGAGAAGAACGGCTTGGAGAGCAAACGACTGCGCTCCAGCCAG GCCCTAACAGATGACATAGTGCGCGTGTCCAGCCGCCTGGAACACTTGGAAAAGGAGCTGACCGAGAAGAACGGCCAGCTGCGTCATGGCAGTGCTCACGACCAGCAGCAAATCCGCCAGGAGATCAACAACCTGCGCCAGGAGAAGGACCAGCTGCTCAAACAGAGGTTGGAGCTTGACAACAAGCTGCGTCAGGGcaccctgctgtccccagag gaAGAACGGATCTTGTTCCAGCTGGATGAGGCAATCGAGGCTCTGGATGCAGCCATTGAGTACAAGAATGAGTCCATCACATGCCGGCAACGAGTCCTGCGGGCCTCGGCCAGCCTGCTGTCCCAGTGTGAGATGAACCTCATGGCCAAGCTCAGCTACCTCTCCTCCTCCGAGACCCGAGCTCTGCTCTGCAAGTACTTTGACAAG GTGGTGACACTGCGAGAAGATCAGCACAGGCAGCACATCGCCTTCTCGGAGCTGGAgatgcagctggaggagcagcagcagctggtgtaCTGGCTGGAGGCGGCTGTGGAGCGCCAGCGCCTGGAGATGGACCGCCAGCTCACCCTGCAGCAGAAGGAGCACGAGCAAAACATGCAGTTGCTACTCCAGCAGAGCCGCG AGCACATGGATGAGGGGCTGGCCAGCAGCAAGCTGCAGTATGAGGCAAGGATTCAGGTGCTGGAAAAGGAGCTGAGCCGTTATATGTGGGCAAACCAGGAGCTGAACCAGAGGCTGAGTAACATGAACCTCCATCCTGGACAGACTAAAG gagggatggagagaagcattcacggggctggggacagagctCCCCCTGTGCTTGGGACCTGCGAGGAATCCAGCCTTGGGGAAGAGCCTGTGCCTCTGGCTGTTGCTGAAGAAAGCCATCGGGTCAGGGATGACAGCAGGGACCTGGTGCATGCCCCTCTGCCATCGACATGGAGGCGTTCCTCCCTGCCCAATGACAGCCCTGGGGACCTTCGGCAGAGGGATGCCGAGCACTTGCCGCGAGCGGGGCAGCCCCACGAGGTGCACCCGCTATGGAGCCTCGCTCCTGCCTCCAAGCCCCGCCGGGAGCTGCGCAGAGCCAGCCTGAACATGACCCCAGTGCCTTACCACCCAGCAATAATAGATGTGAGGAAGAACCCACTCTAG
- the KIF7 gene encoding kinesin-like protein KIF7 isoform X1 — MAAEGEAVRVAVRVRPLLPREALRGHRPCLRGDAATGEVALGRRRRFRFAAVLPEAAGQAAVYRTCVQPLLRAFFRGFNATVFAYGQTGSGKTYTIGEASVASINEDEQGIIPRAMAETFRLIDENDLIDYTVRVSYLEVYKEEFRDLLQVDTASKDIQIREDDKGNIVLCGVKESEVEGLDEVLSLLEMGNTAKHTGATHVNRQSSRSHTIFTVTMEQRRGAGRLPLHHHPPSVPASGQVLVSKFHFVDLAGSERIVKTGNTGERLKESIQINSGLLALGNVISALGDPRRKSSHIPYRDSKITRILKDSLGGNAQTVMIACVSPSSSDFDESLNTLNYASRAQNIQNKAVVNCRKETEHVEELHLQIKNLQKALEQRHRSETRIINRSATAKRCVPDPTARLLAECAHYRTCTDAAYRLLMELQEDSNLTVEQILRVKEWLCAVESERSELTSAGLDSGIESTSTEDQSPEAQGSKLAKAQVNTEKRCESVKDEQVAKLQRQVERLEEENRDFLAALEDAMEQYKLQSDKLQEQQDKISELHVRLEMAMPNLCVPGLLENLHLVTASQRPHTAPLDAALSHGLSEVPSGLLPAEQSGRALCRKLDSNPSFQEEDLAGWHLNHAQCPTSNPEVKDVVLRRELSQDLEKPLELSSEEEEEQWEQKRSLSQRRNGIQSWSKKEICKLSEELSGGNAHSIQEEQLELSKEVCRRREPLLSPWERLPGKDSEWRLAQAQQKIRELAINIRMKEELITELVKTGKDAQALNRQYCQKISELEQEAEQVRAELTDSQKQLQELEGKELWDPGEKCKLQEYRTRVAAAQNKARVLCKKKQATERLVSLSAQSEKRVQELERNIQLMRRQQGQLQRRLREESEQKRRLETEVNKRQHQVKELELKHEQHQKILRIKTEEIAAFQRKRRSGSNGSVISLEQQQKIEEQKKWLDMEMDKVLEQRRALDELEDELRKREAIVAKKEALLQEKNGLESKRLRSSQALTDDIVRVSSRLEHLEKELTEKNGQLRHGSAHDQQQIRQEINNLRQEKDQLLKQRLELDNKLRQGTLLSPEEERILFQLDEAIEALDAAIEYKNESITCRQRVLRASASLLSQCEMNLMAKLSYLSSSETRALLCKYFDKVVTLREDQHRQHIAFSELEMQLEEQQQLVYWLEAAVERQRLEMDRQLTLQQKEHEQNMQLLLQQSREHMDEGLASSKLQYEARIQVLEKELSRYMWANQELNQRLSNMNLHPGQTKGGMERSIHGAGDRAPPVLGTCEESSLGEEPVPLAVAEESHRVRDDSRDLVHAPLPSTWRRSSLPNDSPGDLRQRDAEHLPRAGQPHEVHPLWSLAPASKPRRELRRASLNMTPVPYHPAIIDVRKNPL, encoded by the exons aTGGCGGCGGAGGGGGAGGCGGTGCGGGTGGCGGTGCGGGTGCGGCCGCTGCTGCCCCGGGAGGCGCTGCGGGGGCACCGGCCCTGCCTGCGGGGCGACGCCGCCACCGGCGAGGTGGCgctgggccgccgccgccgcttccgcTTCGCCGCCGTGCTGCCCGAGGCGGCGGGGCAGGCGGCCGTCTACCGCACCTGCGTCCAGCCGCTGCTGCGGGCCTTCTTCCGCGGCTTCAACGCCACCGTCTTCGCCTACGGGCAGACCGGCTCCGGCAAGACCTACACCATCGGCGAGGCCAGCGTCG CTTCCATCAATGAAGATGAGCAGGGTATCATCCCGCGAGCCATGGCTGAGACCTTCAGGCTCATCGATGAGAATGACCTGATCGACTACACGGTCCGAGTGTCCTACCTGGAGGTGTACAAGGAGGAGTTTCGGGACTTGCTGCAGGTGGATACAGCCAGCAAAGACATCCAGATCCGGGAGGATGACAAAGGGAACATTG TGCTCTGCGGTGTGAAGGAGTCAGAAGTGGAAGGGCTGGATGAGGTGCTGAGCCTGCTGGAGATGGGGAACACAGCCAAGCACACGGGAGCTACCCACGTCAACAGGCAGTCGAGCCGCTCGCACACCATCTTCACGGTGACCATGGAACAGCGGCGCGGGGCTGGCCGCCTCCCcctgcaccaccacccacccTCCGTCCCTGCCTCGGGCCAGGTCCTGGTTTCCAAGTTTCACTTTGTGGACCTGGCAGGCTCAGAGCGAATTGTGAAGACGGGAAACACGGGGGAGAGGCTGAAGGAGAGTATCCAGATCAACAGTGGTCTCCTGGCCTTGGGCAACGTCATCAGTGCCTTGGGAGACCCTCGGAGGAAGAGCAGCCACATTCCCTACAGGGACTCCAAAATTACCAG GATCCTGAAAGACTCTCTGGGGGGGAATGCCCAGACTGTGATGATAGCCTGTGTCAGCCCATCCTCCTCCGACTTTGATGAGAGCCTCAACACGCTGAACTACGCCAGCCGGGCTCAAAACATCCAGAACAAAGCTGTGGTGAACTGCCGCAAGGAGACGGAGCATGTCGAAGAGCTTCACCTGCAGATAAAGAACCTGCAGAAGGCGCTGGAACAGCGGCACCGCTCCGAGACTCGTATCATCAACCGCTCGGCCACCGCCAAACGATGCGTGCCAGACCCCACAGCTCGGCTGCTGGCAGAGTGCGCACATTACCGGACCTGCACTGATGCCGCATACCGGCTGCTGATGGAGCTGCAGGAAGACAGTAACCTGACAGTGGAGCAGATCCTGCGGGTTAAAGAGTGGTTGTGCGCGGTGGAGAGCGAGAGGAGTGAGCTGACGTCGGCCGGGCTGGATAGTGGCATCGAGAGCACCTCTACGGAAGACCAGAGCCCGGAGGCACAAGGCTCAAAGCTGGCAAAAGCCCAG GTGAACACCGAGAAGAGGTGTGAGTCTGTCAAAGATGAGCAGGTGGCCAAACTGCAGAGGCAAGTGGAGCGCCTGGAGGAGGAGAACCGTGATTTCCTGGCTGCCCTGGAGGATGCCATGGAGCAGTATAAGCTGCAG AGCGACAAACTGCAAGAGCAGCAGGATAAGATCTCAGAGCTGCACGTGCGCTTGGAGATGGCAATGCCAAACCTGTGTGTGCCAGGACTGCTGGAAAACCTTCACCTGGTGACTGCCAGCCAGAGACCTCACACGGCCCCACTGGATGCTGCCCTGTCCCATGGCCTCAGCGAGGTTCCCTCGGGGCTCCTTCCCGCCGAGCAGAGTGGAAGAGCCCTTTGCAGGAAG CTTGACAGCAACCCCTCCTTCCAGGAGGAGGACCTGGCAGGCTGGCACCTGAACCACGCACAGTGCCCAACCAGCAACCCAGAGGTCAAAGATGTGGTGCTGAGGAGGGAGCTCAGCCAGGACTTGGAGAAGCCATTAGAGCTGTCCtccgaagaggaggaggagcagtggGAACAGAAACGGTCCCTGTCCCAGCGCCG AAATGGGATCCAAAGCTGGAGCAAGAAAGAGATTTGCAAGTTGAGCGAGGAGCTGAGCGGAGGCAATGCCCACTCGATTCAGGAGGAGCAGCTGGAGCTATCAAAAG AGGTCTGTCGGAGGCGGGAGCCACTGCTCAGTCCGTGGGAGCGCCTGCCAGGGAAGGACTCCGAGTGGAGGCTGGCACAAGCACAGCAGAAGATCCGAGAGCTGGCGATCAACATCCGCATGAAGGAGGAGCTGATCACGGAGCTCGTTAAGACag GCAAGGATGCCCAGGCACTGAACAGGCAGTACTGCCAGAAGATCAGcgagctggagcaggaggcagagcaggtGCGGGCAGAGCTAACTGACAGCCAGAAGCAGCTCCAGGAGCTGGAGGGCAAAGAGCTGTGGGACCCCGGGGAGAAGTGCAAGCTGCAGGAGTACCGCACACGCGTGGCGGCCGCGCAGAACAAGGCACGG GTTCTGTGCAAGAAGAAGCAGGCAACAGAAAGGCTGGTGTCGCTTTCGGCCCAGAGCGAGAAGCGAGTGCAGGAGCTGGAGAGAAACATTCAGCTGATGCGGCggcagcagggccagctgcagcgcCGGCTGCGGGAGGAGAGCGAGCAGAAACGACGACTGGAGACGGAGGTGAATAAGCGGCAGCACCAAGTCAAG GAACTGGAACTGAAGCACGAGCAGCACCAGAAAATCCTGCGCATCAAAACAGAGGAAATCGCAGCTTTCCAGAGGAAGCGGCGGAGTGGCAGCAACGGCTCTGTGAtcagcctggagcagcagcag AAAATTGAGGAACAGAAGAAGTGGCTGGACATGGAGATGGATAAAGTTCTTGAGCAGCGCCGGGCCTTGGATGAGCTGGAAGATGAGCTGAGGAAGCGGGAAGCTATCGTGGCCAAAAAGGAAGCCCTGCTGCAGGAGAAGAACGGCTTGGAGAGCAAACGACTGCGCTCCAGCCAG GCCCTAACAGATGACATAGTGCGCGTGTCCAGCCGCCTGGAACACTTGGAAAAGGAGCTGACCGAGAAGAACGGCCAGCTGCGTCATGGCAGTGCTCACGACCAGCAGCAAATCCGCCAGGAGATCAACAACCTGCGCCAGGAGAAGGACCAGCTGCTCAAACAGAGGTTGGAGCTTGACAACAAGCTGCGTCAGGGcaccctgctgtccccagag gaAGAACGGATCTTGTTCCAGCTGGATGAGGCAATCGAGGCTCTGGATGCAGCCATTGAGTACAAGAATGAGTCCATCACATGCCGGCAACGAGTCCTGCGGGCCTCGGCCAGCCTGCTGTCCCAGTGTGAGATGAACCTCATGGCCAAGCTCAGCTACCTCTCCTCCTCCGAGACCCGAGCTCTGCTCTGCAAGTACTTTGACAAG GTGGTGACACTGCGAGAAGATCAGCACAGGCAGCACATCGCCTTCTCGGAGCTGGAgatgcagctggaggagcagcagcagctggtgtaCTGGCTGGAGGCGGCTGTGGAGCGCCAGCGCCTGGAGATGGACCGCCAGCTCACCCTGCAGCAGAAGGAGCACGAGCAAAACATGCAGTTGCTACTCCAGCAGAGCCGCG AGCACATGGATGAGGGGCTGGCCAGCAGCAAGCTGCAGTATGAGGCAAGGATTCAGGTGCTGGAAAAGGAGCTGAGCCGTTATATGTGGGCAAACCAGGAGCTGAACCAGAGGCTGAGTAACATGAACCTCCATCCTGGACAGACTAAAG gagggatggagagaagcattcacggggctggggacagagctCCCCCTGTGCTTGGGACCTGCGAGGAATCCAGCCTTGGGGAAGAGCCTGTGCCTCTGGCTGTTGCTGAAGAAAGCCATCGGGTCAGGGATGACAGCAGGGACCTGGTGCATGCCCCTCTGCCATCGACATGGAGGCGTTCCTCCCTGCCCAATGACAGCCCTGGGGACCTTCGGCAGAGGGATGCCGAGCACTTGCCGCGAGCGGGGCAGCCCCACGAGGTGCACCCGCTATGGAGCCTCGCTCCTGCCTCCAAGCCCCGCCGGGAGCTGCGCAGAGCCAGCCTGAACATGACCCCAGTGCCTTACCACCCAGCAATAATAGATGTGAGGAAGAACCCACTCTAG